A stretch of Pseudomonadota bacterium DNA encodes these proteins:
- a CDS encoding DUF2283 domain-containing protein — translation MEALKILEKPSVLQWDYDEEADVLYLSVGEPRPAVGTDIGEGLVVRYDEMTKEVVGLTLVGLRARVLKSLTTEAK, via the coding sequence ATGGAAGCGTTGAAGATTCTCGAAAAACCCAGCGTCCTGCAGTGGGACTACGATGAGGAGGCCGATGTCCTGTATCTCTCCGTTGGCGAGCCCAGGCCGGCCGTCGGAACGGACATCGGCGAGGGTCTCGTCGTGCGTTATGACGAGATGACCAAGGAAGTCGTAGGACTCACCTTGGTCGGCTTACGTGCCCGCGTGCTCAAGAGCCTGACCACCGAGGCCAAATAA